From Seriola aureovittata isolate HTS-2021-v1 ecotype China chromosome 20, ASM2101889v1, whole genome shotgun sequence, a single genomic window includes:
- the klhl15 gene encoding kelch-like protein 15 isoform X1 — MSEGARAAWSKRGCGDSHRREPGKHKHRKCERPLSAQPSKPVIVRPGSKRCVMSGADVEVYLSQVHDGSVSSGFRALYEERLLLDVTLLIEEHHFQAHKALLATQSDYFRVMFTADMRERDQDKIHMKGLTAAGFGHILRFMYYGSLELSMPTVQEILQAAMYVQLTEAVEFCCSFLLAKICLENCAEVMRLLEDFSVGVEGVQEQLDNFLLDNFVPLMSRPDFLSYLSLERLQAYLNSDALSRFPEIELYEAVQSWLRHDRRRWRHTDTIVQSIRFCLMTPANIFEKVKTSEFYRYSRQLRQEVDQALSYFHDVNQQPLVETRSNRIRSVRPQTAVFRGMIGHSMVNSKILLLQRPKVWWELEGPQVPLRPDCLAIVNNFAFLLGGEELGPDGEFHASSKVYRYDPRQNSWLRMADMSVPRSEFAVGVIGKFIYAVAGRTRDETFYSTERYDITEDRWEFVDPYPVNKYGHEGTVLNGKLYITGGITSSSTSKQVCVFDPGREAGGGGGGGSSGGSDAHRTRAGRGPLLPGTHASCWENKSKMNYARCFHKMISHNGKLYVFGGVCVILRASFESQGCPSTEVYDPETDEWTILASMPIGRSGHGVAVLDRQIMVLGGLCYNGHYSDSILTFDPDENKWKEDEYPRMPCKLDGLQVCSLHFPEYVLEHVRRCS, encoded by the exons ATGTCCGAAGGAGCCAGAGCTGCCTGGTCGAAGAGGGGTTGTGGGGATTCGCACCGCCGAG AACCAgggaaacataaacacaggaaatgCGAGCGGCCCCTTAGCGCTCAGCCGTCAAAGCCTGTGATTGTTCGCCCGGGCTCCAAAAG GTGTGTTATGTCGGGGGCGGATGTGGAGGTGTACCTGTCCCAGGTACACGATGGGAGTGTGTCGTCGGGCTTCCGGGCGCTGTACGAGGAGCGTCTGCTGCTGGACGTCACGCTGTTGATAGAGGAGCACCACTTCCAG GCCCACAAGGCGCTTCTGGCCACGCAGAGCGACTACTTCCGGGTCATGTTCACGGCGGACATGAGGGAGAGGGACCAGGACAAGATCCACATGAAGGGGCTGACGGCCGCTGGGTTCGGCCACATCCTCCGCTTCATGTACTACGGCTCGCTGGAGCTCAGCATGCCCACTGTGCAAGAGATCCTGCAG GCGGCCATGTACGTCCAGCTGACGGAGGCGGTGGAGTTCTGCTGCTCCTTCCTGCTGGCCAAGATCTGCCTGGAGAACTGCGCCGAAGTCATGCGGCTCCTGGAGGACTTCAGCGTGGGCGTGGAGGGCGTCCAGGAGCAGCTCGACAACTTCCTACTCGACAACTTTGTCCCCCTCATGAGCCGACCCGACTTCCTGTCCTACCTCAGCCTGGAGAGACTGCAG GCGTACCTGAACAGCGACGCTCTGAGCCGCTTCCCAGAAATCGAGCTGTACGAAGCTGTTCAGTCGTGGCTGCGACACGACCGGCGGCGCTGGAGGCACACGGACACCATCGTGCAGTCCATCCGCTTCTGTCTCATGACGCCCGCCAACATCTTTGAGAAG GTGAAGACGTCAGAGTTCTACCGTTACTCCAGACAGCTGAGGCAGGAGGTGGACCAGGCGCTCAGCTACTTCCATGATGTCAACCAGCAACCTCTGGTGGAGACGCGCTCCAACCGCATCCGCTCCGTCCGCCCGCAGACCGCCGTCTTCAGGGGGATGATCGGTCACAGTATGGTCAACAGCAagatcctgctgctgcagcgcCCAAAG GTGTGGTGGGAGCTGGAGGGACCTCAGGTGCCACTGCGACCGGACTGCCTGGCTATTGTCAACAACTTTGCCTTCCTGTTGGGCGGAGAGGAGCTGGGGCCCGACGGGGAGTTTCACGCTTCCTCCAAAGTCTACCGCTACGACCCTCGCCAGAACTCCTGGCTACGCATGGCGGACATGTCCGTGCCCAG GTCAGAGTTTGCTGTGGGCGTCATCGGCAAGTTTATCTACGCGGTGGCGGGCCGGACGCGAGACGAGACCTTCTACTCCACAGAGCGCTACGACATCACAGAGGACCGCTGGGAGTTCGTGGACCCGTACCCGGTAAACAAGTACGGTCACGAGGGAACGGTCCTCAATGGAAAACTGTACATCACTGGTGGAATCacgtcctcctccacctccaaacaggtgtgtgtgtttgatccgGGGCGGGAAGCcggaggtgggggaggaggagggagctcGGGCGGCTCGGACGCACACAGGACACGCGCCGGCCGAGGCCCCCTGCTGCCCGGCACTCACGCCAGCTGCTGGGAGAACAAATCCAAAATGAACTACGCCCGTTGCTTCCACAAGATGATCTCTCACAACGGGAAGCTGTACGTGTTCGGAGGCGTGTGCGTGATCCTGCGGGCTTCCTTCGAGTCGCAGGGCTGCCCGTCCACCGAGGTGTACGACCCAGAGACTGACGAGTGGACCATCCTCGCCTCCATGCCCATTGGGCGCAGCGGCCACGGGGTGGCGGTGTTGGACAGGCAGATCATGGTGCTGGGCGGCCTGTGTTACAACGGCCACTACAGTGACTCCATCCTCACCTTCGACCCCGACGAAAACAAGTGGAAGGAGGACGAGTATCCCAGGATGCCTTGCAAACTGGACGGTCTGCAGGTGTGCAGCCTGCATTTCCCAGAGTATGTGCTAGAGCACGTCAGACGCTGCAGCTGA
- the klhl15 gene encoding kelch-like protein 15 isoform X2 → MPVANQRCVMSGADVEVYLSQVHDGSVSSGFRALYEERLLLDVTLLIEEHHFQAHKALLATQSDYFRVMFTADMRERDQDKIHMKGLTAAGFGHILRFMYYGSLELSMPTVQEILQAAMYVQLTEAVEFCCSFLLAKICLENCAEVMRLLEDFSVGVEGVQEQLDNFLLDNFVPLMSRPDFLSYLSLERLQAYLNSDALSRFPEIELYEAVQSWLRHDRRRWRHTDTIVQSIRFCLMTPANIFEKVKTSEFYRYSRQLRQEVDQALSYFHDVNQQPLVETRSNRIRSVRPQTAVFRGMIGHSMVNSKILLLQRPKVWWELEGPQVPLRPDCLAIVNNFAFLLGGEELGPDGEFHASSKVYRYDPRQNSWLRMADMSVPRSEFAVGVIGKFIYAVAGRTRDETFYSTERYDITEDRWEFVDPYPVNKYGHEGTVLNGKLYITGGITSSSTSKQVCVFDPGREAGGGGGGGSSGGSDAHRTRAGRGPLLPGTHASCWENKSKMNYARCFHKMISHNGKLYVFGGVCVILRASFESQGCPSTEVYDPETDEWTILASMPIGRSGHGVAVLDRQIMVLGGLCYNGHYSDSILTFDPDENKWKEDEYPRMPCKLDGLQVCSLHFPEYVLEHVRRCS, encoded by the exons ATGCCCGTGGCCAATCAGAG GTGTGTTATGTCGGGGGCGGATGTGGAGGTGTACCTGTCCCAGGTACACGATGGGAGTGTGTCGTCGGGCTTCCGGGCGCTGTACGAGGAGCGTCTGCTGCTGGACGTCACGCTGTTGATAGAGGAGCACCACTTCCAG GCCCACAAGGCGCTTCTGGCCACGCAGAGCGACTACTTCCGGGTCATGTTCACGGCGGACATGAGGGAGAGGGACCAGGACAAGATCCACATGAAGGGGCTGACGGCCGCTGGGTTCGGCCACATCCTCCGCTTCATGTACTACGGCTCGCTGGAGCTCAGCATGCCCACTGTGCAAGAGATCCTGCAG GCGGCCATGTACGTCCAGCTGACGGAGGCGGTGGAGTTCTGCTGCTCCTTCCTGCTGGCCAAGATCTGCCTGGAGAACTGCGCCGAAGTCATGCGGCTCCTGGAGGACTTCAGCGTGGGCGTGGAGGGCGTCCAGGAGCAGCTCGACAACTTCCTACTCGACAACTTTGTCCCCCTCATGAGCCGACCCGACTTCCTGTCCTACCTCAGCCTGGAGAGACTGCAG GCGTACCTGAACAGCGACGCTCTGAGCCGCTTCCCAGAAATCGAGCTGTACGAAGCTGTTCAGTCGTGGCTGCGACACGACCGGCGGCGCTGGAGGCACACGGACACCATCGTGCAGTCCATCCGCTTCTGTCTCATGACGCCCGCCAACATCTTTGAGAAG GTGAAGACGTCAGAGTTCTACCGTTACTCCAGACAGCTGAGGCAGGAGGTGGACCAGGCGCTCAGCTACTTCCATGATGTCAACCAGCAACCTCTGGTGGAGACGCGCTCCAACCGCATCCGCTCCGTCCGCCCGCAGACCGCCGTCTTCAGGGGGATGATCGGTCACAGTATGGTCAACAGCAagatcctgctgctgcagcgcCCAAAG GTGTGGTGGGAGCTGGAGGGACCTCAGGTGCCACTGCGACCGGACTGCCTGGCTATTGTCAACAACTTTGCCTTCCTGTTGGGCGGAGAGGAGCTGGGGCCCGACGGGGAGTTTCACGCTTCCTCCAAAGTCTACCGCTACGACCCTCGCCAGAACTCCTGGCTACGCATGGCGGACATGTCCGTGCCCAG GTCAGAGTTTGCTGTGGGCGTCATCGGCAAGTTTATCTACGCGGTGGCGGGCCGGACGCGAGACGAGACCTTCTACTCCACAGAGCGCTACGACATCACAGAGGACCGCTGGGAGTTCGTGGACCCGTACCCGGTAAACAAGTACGGTCACGAGGGAACGGTCCTCAATGGAAAACTGTACATCACTGGTGGAATCacgtcctcctccacctccaaacaggtgtgtgtgtttgatccgGGGCGGGAAGCcggaggtgggggaggaggagggagctcGGGCGGCTCGGACGCACACAGGACACGCGCCGGCCGAGGCCCCCTGCTGCCCGGCACTCACGCCAGCTGCTGGGAGAACAAATCCAAAATGAACTACGCCCGTTGCTTCCACAAGATGATCTCTCACAACGGGAAGCTGTACGTGTTCGGAGGCGTGTGCGTGATCCTGCGGGCTTCCTTCGAGTCGCAGGGCTGCCCGTCCACCGAGGTGTACGACCCAGAGACTGACGAGTGGACCATCCTCGCCTCCATGCCCATTGGGCGCAGCGGCCACGGGGTGGCGGTGTTGGACAGGCAGATCATGGTGCTGGGCGGCCTGTGTTACAACGGCCACTACAGTGACTCCATCCTCACCTTCGACCCCGACGAAAACAAGTGGAAGGAGGACGAGTATCCCAGGATGCCTTGCAAACTGGACGGTCTGCAGGTGTGCAGCCTGCATTTCCCAGAGTATGTGCTAGAGCACGTCAGACGCTGCAGCTGA